The segment TGAACACATCGACCCTACCTGTGGCGCTGTTGTCTGCGATCAGCAGTTCCTGGCTGACCATCTGGAGGTTAGCACCCGCACGATTCGGAACTGGCTCAAGTACCTTGAGACAGAACGCGCCTTGGTCAGAATCCCAGTCGCTGGGCGGGTTTGCGCCTACGCTCTTGACCCCCACGAGGTCTGGAAAGGGTACGACAACGCCAAAGAATACGCGGCCTTCGTGACCAAGACGCTGGTCAACAAGGACGGCGATATTAAGCGCCGGATCATGTCGATGTTTAGCCCAGAGGAACGCCCAGACGACAGGGATACAGACACGCTTGATATGTTTGGAGATCAGCCATGACAGATCCACTCAAAGCCCTTTTCGGCAAGCCTGATTACTCCCATATCGTAAGGGACACCACGGCCACTATCAGCATCACAGCCGCTGAAATGGCCGCTGTTTTGGAGGCTTACGACAGGGGTATAGACACGCTGGACGGCACCACCAGAACGGCGCTGGATTCCGTTATATCGAAACTCAAGGACGAGGTATGGCCATGAGCATGTATTACATCAAGACAGGTCTGGAGTACTGGAAACCCAAGGGCTACGGGTACACCAAGAGCCGCGAGGAGGCGGGGGTTTTCACCCTCAAGGACATGGAAGAATTGAACCTCGATGGCTGCACCCTGGAACGCGCCGAAGTGGCGTTCCTGGACGAGGACGGCCCCAGTCCCGACCTACCCCACCGCGTCACCCTGCCCCGCGATTGAGCGGGGCGCTGGAGGGTTTCAAAGGGGCACCCTTTGGCACGGGATATGTGTCAAAAACGGAGTTTTTGTAAACATATCCGACGTGCCTGTAAATCCGCGCGATTACTGCCAACCCTTACACCCCGGTTGCTTAGGGTTGGTTGAAAGTGGTTTAGGGTTGGTTGAAAGTGGTTTAATGTTGGTTAAACAATGGTTTAAGGTTGTTCAAGGTTGGTTAAAGTTGGTTGAAAAGGGTTAACGGCCCCTGCTGCGGTCGCTGCGCTCCCGTTCCCGCTTGGCCTTGAATCGCTCTTTGATCTGCTGGGCGCGCTCCTGCTTCTCCTGCTCGTTCTCCTGCCGCAATTTCACCGCCTGCCGGATCAGTCCCGCTACCTGATCCTTGGATAGCCCCTTAAACGGCTCCTGAAGGGCCTGTAAGCGTTTTTGCTGCTGGGCTAGGGTTTCCCTTAGCTCCTTGGCTCTTCGCTCGTTCTGGGCGCTTACAGCGGCTTTCTCGGCCATCGGCTGCACAGACCCCATTATTTTGGCGTTCAACC is part of the Providencia stuartii genome and harbors:
- a CDS encoding helix-turn-helix domain-containing protein — protein: MQSVTVATETQRRIRQRELAAADEKEAQEREEARKNKGFTQVYSKGWRRVRELSKGNAGAAGLYAFFAEHIDPTCGAVVCDQQFLADHLEVSTRTIRNWLKYLETERALVRIPVAGRVCAYALDPHEVWKGYDNAKEYAAFVTKTLVNKDGDIKRRIMSMFSPEERPDDRDTDTLDMFGDQP